Proteins co-encoded in one Prevotella sp. E13-27 genomic window:
- a CDS encoding protein kinase domain-containing protein, with product MTYEEIVNSNAAVNSKNGLTPYGRIDRQQVDKKYHSVMTLKPELTSRLGFVEALKTDLNACMTLKAKQQLHGELKQNGDKYTIELETGTYQTLAHVVNDNPAIVAKARFIDSVVEGLMDLLEEMHAKQIYALCLAPENILIRKGDETAMLLLHGSSFSRIIEAKELFGGYEDYLAPELRDGGEMTEQSDIYSLGKLVEWMFNQGSMPYEYKKIVGTATQETAKRRFKSIEAMHNSLNTEKNKKRSFFSLIAALAIVVVCIGLYFELMPKAENIEFVEPAPKEQEESLLDQGGFDPEQEMLNDTSLVDSITEEEKRTLDDYMKKAEDIFRKQFTKEADKILSKVLNDSKMSDSEKEFMTSNNAMRDELMQLQTELAEQAGISDDRAGRISTEVLNQLYIEKQKKLRKYNFQVEDKK from the coding sequence ATGACATACGAAGAAATAGTCAACTCAAACGCTGCCGTAAACAGCAAGAACGGACTGACACCCTATGGAAGAATTGATCGCCAACAGGTGGACAAGAAATACCATAGTGTGATGACGCTGAAGCCAGAGCTAACCTCGCGACTGGGGTTTGTGGAAGCCCTGAAGACCGACCTCAACGCCTGCATGACGCTGAAGGCAAAGCAACAGTTGCATGGAGAGCTGAAGCAGAATGGCGACAAATACACGATTGAGCTGGAGACAGGAACCTATCAGACTCTGGCACATGTAGTCAACGACAATCCTGCCATCGTGGCAAAGGCACGTTTCATAGACAGTGTGGTGGAAGGACTTATGGACCTGCTCGAAGAGATGCATGCCAAACAGATATATGCCCTCTGCCTAGCTCCAGAGAACATCCTCATCCGCAAGGGTGACGAGACGGCAATGCTGCTGCTCCACGGCTCAAGTTTCTCAAGGATTATCGAGGCTAAAGAGCTGTTCGGCGGATATGAGGACTATCTTGCTCCTGAGCTGAGAGACGGAGGCGAGATGACAGAGCAGAGCGACATCTACTCGCTGGGCAAACTCGTGGAATGGATGTTCAACCAGGGTTCGATGCCCTATGAATACAAGAAGATTGTAGGCACTGCCACACAAGAGACTGCAAAGCGCAGGTTCAAAAGCATCGAAGCGATGCACAACAGTCTTAACACGGAGAAGAACAAGAAACGCTCATTCTTCTCGCTAATTGCAGCATTGGCAATAGTTGTGGTCTGCATAGGCCTGTACTTCGAGCTGATGCCAAAGGCAGAGAATATAGAGTTTGTTGAGCCTGCACCAAAAGAGCAGGAAGAGAGCCTTTTAGACCAGGGCGGCTTCGACCCAGAGCAGGAAATGCTGAATGACACGTCGCTGGTGGACTCGATAACAGAAGAGGAGAAGCGCACACTCGACGACTACATGAAGAAGGCAGAGGACATATTCCGCAAGCAGTTTACCAAGGAGGCCGACAAGATTCTGTCGAAGGTGCTCAACGACTCAAAGATGAGCGACAGCGAGAAAGAGTTCATGACAAGCAACAATGCCATGCGCGACGAACTGATGCAGTTGCAGACAGAGCTGGCAGAGCAAGCGGGAATATCCGACGACCGAGCTGGACGAATCTCTACTGAAGTGCTTAACCAGCTCTACATAGAGAAGCAGAAGAAACTGAGAAAATATAATTTCCAGGTTGAGGACAAGAAGTAA
- a CDS encoding single-stranded DNA-binding protein, with protein sequence MNKAMLIGNVGRDPEVRYVDQGQAVARITLATTERGYTLQNGTQVPDRTEWHNIIMWGKLAEIVNMYVHKGDKLYIEGRIHYASYDDKQGKRQYYTEIWADNMEMLTPKKEQSE encoded by the coding sequence ATGAACAAAGCTATGCTCATAGGCAACGTGGGACGTGATCCAGAAGTAAGATATGTGGATCAGGGACAGGCTGTTGCGCGCATAACGCTTGCCACCACAGAGCGAGGCTATACTCTGCAGAACGGAACACAGGTGCCAGACAGAACTGAATGGCACAACATTATCATGTGGGGAAAGTTGGCAGAGATAGTAAACATGTATGTTCATAAAGGAGACAAGCTGTATATAGAGGGACGCATACACTACGCCTCATACGACGACAAGCAGGGTAAGCGCCAGTACTATACTGAGATATGGGCTGACAACATGGAGATGCTTACACCTAAGAAAGAACAATCGGAATAG
- a CDS encoding clostripain-related cysteine peptidase, which translates to MRTLFCLIAIAALLSSCSDDDPVQPVVHQYDRTVLVYMSGENNLTSYIKIGLEGLRAGSANIGNNALVVYVDDANKNRNPYIIRIENGETKDSFALPNDPLSSDPSAFRDVLNYTSTHFPANDYGLVLWGHATGWLFEDSVAVSSSRPFRAFGGDNGQNTSSIRGLVWMNMPTMAQTLTQWGKPLKFILADCCQFQCVEVAYELRNCVDYIIASPAEIPGVGCPYSTVTKHFFSHSADFYKDIVDRYYEQVIPAYYRKNWGFSITYDSRTPLSVVKTSELESLASATSYALKSMDTMRYEKLPVLYKEKLIYYYGNVDDIKESCMYDMNDVMLHYADSATYDSWKKAFDKAVVYKVNAKEGWMTAQQILPYVFGKTSNDEKTTQVLTDERYGGVSMFVPQKSSGTWYFPYTNINGNSMNGYNADIKKTAWYHAVKLSDLDW; encoded by the coding sequence ATGAGAACACTGTTCTGCCTAATAGCGATAGCAGCACTATTGTCGTCGTGTTCAGACGACGATCCTGTTCAGCCTGTGGTACATCAGTACGATCGTACCGTTCTCGTCTATATGTCTGGCGAGAACAATCTCACTTCTTACATAAAAATAGGGCTGGAAGGACTAAGGGCAGGATCGGCAAATATAGGAAACAATGCACTTGTGGTGTATGTCGATGATGCGAACAAGAATCGTAATCCATATATCATAAGGATAGAGAACGGAGAGACCAAGGATTCTTTTGCCTTGCCAAACGATCCTCTCTCCTCTGATCCTTCTGCATTCAGAGATGTGCTTAACTACACCTCTACACATTTCCCTGCTAACGATTACGGTCTCGTGCTGTGGGGCCATGCTACTGGATGGCTGTTTGAAGACTCCGTTGCAGTTTCCTCATCAAGACCGTTCAGGGCGTTTGGTGGCGACAATGGACAGAACACCAGTTCTATAAGGGGACTGGTGTGGATGAATATGCCAACGATGGCTCAGACATTGACACAATGGGGTAAGCCACTGAAGTTCATATTGGCTGACTGTTGCCAGTTCCAATGTGTAGAGGTGGCCTATGAGTTGCGCAACTGTGTTGACTACATTATAGCTTCTCCAGCAGAAATCCCAGGAGTAGGCTGCCCTTACTCAACGGTTACGAAGCATTTCTTCTCACATTCAGCAGATTTCTATAAGGATATAGTTGACAGATATTATGAACAGGTTATCCCAGCGTATTATAGGAAGAACTGGGGCTTTAGTATAACCTATGATTCGCGTACGCCGCTGTCGGTTGTCAAGACATCAGAACTCGAATCATTAGCATCTGCTACTTCATACGCGCTGAAGTCTATGGACACCATGCGTTATGAGAAACTGCCTGTCCTTTATAAGGAAAAGCTTATCTACTATTACGGAAACGTAGATGATATTAAAGAGAGTTGTATGTATGACATGAACGATGTCATGCTTCATTATGCTGACAGCGCTACCTATGACTCTTGGAAGAAGGCCTTTGACAAGGCTGTCGTATATAAGGTTAATGCTAAGGAGGGTTGGATGACAGCCCAACAGATATTACCGTATGTCTTTGGCAAAACGAGTAACGATGAAAAGACAACTCAGGTGTTGACTGACGAACGTTATGGCGGCGTGAGCATGTTCGTTCCGCAAAAGTCTTCAGGTACGTGGTATTTCCCATATACGAACATCAATGGCAACAGTATGAATGGTTACAATGCTGACATAAAAAAGACAGCATGGTATCATGCTGTCAAGCTTTCCGATTTGGATTGGTAG
- a CDS encoding FMN-binding protein → MNKTKIVSMMSGAVLLLLAATLQSAAPQKDNVMTKEDGMYVVNTTTLGKNVIGYVSATPVKIYIKKDKIVKVEALKNEETPKYMARVKKNLLNKWDGMKVKDAQKMEVDGVTGATFTSDAIKENIKLGLDYYKKHK, encoded by the coding sequence ATGAATAAGACAAAGATTGTAAGCATGATGAGCGGCGCTGTGCTGCTTCTCTTGGCAGCAACTCTCCAGAGTGCTGCACCACAGAAGGACAATGTTATGACTAAGGAAGACGGCATGTATGTCGTCAACACCACTACACTGGGCAAGAACGTTATAGGCTATGTTAGCGCTACGCCAGTGAAAATCTATATCAAGAAGGATAAGATTGTGAAGGTTGAGGCTCTGAAAAACGAAGAGACTCCTAAGTACATGGCACGTGTGAAGAAAAACCTCCTGAATAAATGGGACGGCATGAAGGTTAAGGATGCACAGAAGATGGAGGTTGACGGCGTGACAGGAGCCACGTTCACTTCAGATGCTATAAAGGAAAACATAAAGTTAGGTCTCGACTACTACAAGAAGCATAAGTAA
- the gldE gene encoding gliding motility-associated protein GldE, translating into MDDYFLYFQQLFSEVRLEEPTLGAIMAIVLAAVLLIASGFASGSEIAFFSLTPNDLNELDEEKNPVDAKIKQLREDSERTLATILISNNLVNVTIIMLCNYFFSHIIYFGNAVWLEFLIITVLLTFLLLLFGEIMPKVYCGQHALAVCRTFAGVILGLSKLFRPLANILISTGAIAEKVTVKENRVLSVDELEQALELTDEDELKEEKNMLEGIVRFGDETAKEVMTSRQDVVALDFRSSFPDVLKCIVENNYSRIPVYQGSIDNIRGILYIKDLLPHLNKPAAFRWQSLIRPPYFVPETKKIDDLLRDFQKNKVHIAIVVDEFGGTSGIVTLEDILEEIVGEINDEYDEEEKTFVRMNANTYVFEGKTLLADFYRILDINDETFEEVQGDADTLAGLMLELKGDFPSLHETLEYENYTFEMVEIDEHRISKIKVIIHNT; encoded by the coding sequence ATGGACGACTATTTTCTATATTTTCAACAACTGTTTAGCGAAGTAAGATTAGAAGAGCCAACACTTGGCGCCATAATGGCAATAGTTCTTGCTGCCGTTCTGCTGATAGCATCGGGCTTCGCCTCAGGTTCAGAGATAGCATTTTTCTCACTCACACCTAACGATCTGAATGAGCTTGACGAGGAAAAAAATCCTGTTGACGCGAAAATAAAACAACTTCGAGAAGACTCAGAGCGCACACTCGCCACCATCTTGATATCAAACAACCTGGTGAATGTGACCATCATCATGCTCTGTAACTATTTCTTCTCACACATCATATATTTCGGCAATGCCGTTTGGCTGGAGTTTCTGATAATAACGGTGTTGCTGACATTCCTGCTCTTACTGTTTGGAGAGATTATGCCCAAGGTTTATTGCGGTCAGCACGCATTAGCCGTATGCCGTACCTTTGCAGGAGTGATACTCGGTCTTAGCAAGCTGTTCCGTCCGCTTGCGAACATACTCATCAGTACAGGTGCCATTGCAGAGAAGGTGACAGTAAAAGAGAACCGTGTGCTTAGTGTTGACGAGCTGGAGCAGGCGCTGGAGCTTACAGACGAAGACGAGCTGAAAGAAGAGAAGAATATGCTTGAAGGCATAGTAAGATTCGGCGATGAGACCGCTAAAGAGGTGATGACAAGCCGTCAGGACGTGGTAGCACTAGACTTCCGCTCATCGTTCCCTGACGTGCTGAAATGCATCGTTGAGAACAACTATTCAAGAATACCTGTCTATCAGGGCTCAATAGACAACATACGTGGAATACTCTACATCAAAGACCTGCTGCCGCATCTGAACAAGCCAGCAGCATTCAGATGGCAGTCACTCATCCGTCCTCCCTACTTTGTTCCTGAGACGAAAAAGATTGACGACCTGCTACGTGACTTCCAGAAGAACAAGGTCCACATAGCTATTGTTGTAGATGAGTTCGGAGGCACAAGCGGAATTGTCACTCTGGAGGATATCCTTGAGGAGATTGTTGGTGAGATAAACGATGAGTACGATGAAGAAGAGAAGACATTCGTACGCATGAATGCCAACACTTATGTGTTTGAAGGAAAGACATTGCTGGCTGACTTCTATCGCATTCTGGACATCAACGACGAGACATTTGAGGAAGTGCAGGGAGATGCCGACACACTCGCCGGACTAATGCTTGAGTTGAAAGGCGACTTCCCCAGCCTGCATGAGACGCTGGAATACGAGAACTACACGTTTGAGATGGTAGAGATCGATGAGCACAGAATATCAAAGATAAAGGTGATTATACACAACACTTGA
- a CDS encoding ATP-binding protein has product MKKFYDREREMTELRELQRQAYNDYSRFVVLTGRRRVGKTSLVYKLISETQEDAPGLYFFVGRKTETVLVRTFVQEVREKLGEFVPDGMSSFRELFQMILEIGKRKKFTLFIDEFQEFDNINAGIFSDIQELWDEYKNQTNVCLIVSGSIFRMMEKIFKDEEQPLFGRDDFTIKLRPFNTDTIKEILGDYKPNYTSEDLLALWTITGGVARYIELLMNNGCTNVKKMIHYVCSSGDSYFVDEGKKILIQEFGKQYGTYFSILDQIAHGDVTQSEIEGSLGMKSLGGQLKILEEKYGIIKKKRPIGAKEGSQTVRYEIQDNFFRFWFRYIHRYSALIELQNMPALESIITNDYTTFSGIALERWFRQKMMESCRYKQIGGWWQPNGVNTKGNSDDFEIDIVAETLEGDIEAYEVKRNPQKYSPARLEEKVAEMKRRIFRGKEITKGGLSMEDM; this is encoded by the coding sequence ATGAAGAAGTTCTATGATAGAGAACGCGAAATGACCGAGCTTAGGGAATTGCAGCGTCAGGCGTACAACGATTATTCCCGCTTTGTTGTGCTCACAGGCCGTAGGCGCGTGGGTAAGACTAGTCTTGTATACAAATTGATAAGCGAGACGCAGGAAGATGCTCCAGGACTCTATTTCTTCGTTGGAAGAAAGACAGAAACTGTTCTCGTTAGAACCTTTGTGCAAGAGGTTCGCGAAAAGCTTGGCGAGTTTGTTCCCGATGGAATGAGTTCGTTTCGTGAACTCTTCCAGATGATACTGGAGATTGGAAAACGAAAGAAGTTCACACTCTTTATAGATGAGTTTCAGGAGTTTGATAATATCAATGCTGGTATTTTCAGCGACATACAGGAATTGTGGGACGAATACAAGAATCAGACAAACGTCTGTCTGATAGTGTCTGGTTCTATATTCCGCATGATGGAAAAAATCTTCAAAGACGAAGAGCAGCCTCTCTTCGGCAGGGATGATTTTACCATTAAGCTGAGGCCCTTTAATACAGATACGATTAAGGAAATACTGGGTGACTACAAGCCTAATTACACCTCAGAAGACCTTCTTGCACTTTGGACGATTACAGGTGGGGTGGCTCGTTACATTGAACTGCTCATGAACAACGGATGCACTAACGTAAAGAAGATGATACACTACGTTTGCTCAAGTGGTGACAGCTATTTTGTTGACGAAGGCAAGAAGATACTCATTCAGGAGTTTGGCAAGCAATATGGCACATACTTTAGTATCCTCGACCAGATAGCGCACGGCGATGTTACACAAAGCGAGATTGAAGGATCTTTAGGAATGAAAAGTCTTGGCGGACAATTGAAGATACTGGAAGAAAAATACGGTATCATCAAGAAGAAACGTCCGATTGGTGCCAAAGAAGGCAGCCAGACGGTACGTTATGAAATACAGGACAACTTCTTCCGTTTCTGGTTCCGCTACATTCACAGGTACTCCGCTCTTATTGAGTTGCAGAATATGCCAGCACTGGAGAGCATCATTACTAATGACTACACCACATTCTCAGGAATAGCCCTGGAACGCTGGTTCCGTCAGAAGATGATGGAGAGCTGCCGATACAAGCAGATAGGAGGTTGGTGGCAACCGAATGGCGTCAACACCAAAGGCAATAGCGATGACTTCGAGATTGACATTGTGGCCGAAACGCTTGAAGGCGATATTGAAGCGTATGAGGTGAAGCGTAATCCTCAGAAGTATTCTCCTGCAAGACTTGAAGAGAAAGTCGCAGAGATGAAGCGACGCATATTTCGTGGCAAAGAAATCACAAAGGGTGGTTTGTCCATGGAGGATATGTAA
- the nspC gene encoding carboxynorspermidine decarboxylase has product MSTPIYIIEEKKLRKNLQLIASVAQRADVEIILAFKAFALWKTFPIFREYINSTTASSLSEARLAYEQFGSKAHTYSPAYTDDEIDCIADCSSHLTFNSLSQYERYHNRVAGKCSIGLRVNPEYSEVETLLYNPCAPGTRFGISDDKLPEKLPSDIEGFHCHCHCESGSDVLERSLVHIEEKFSRWFPQLKWLNLGGGHLMTRKDYDVEKLIAILQGLHNRYPWLKIILEPGSAFAWQTGPLVSHVVDIVEDKGIKTAILDVSFTCHMPDCLEMPYYPEVRGAEHVEETSHLSPLTSHLSPSFVYRLGGNSCLSGDFMSSWQFDHELQVGEEIIFEDMIHYTTVKTTMFNGITHPSIAMLHEDGTLEILREYRYEDYRDRMD; this is encoded by the coding sequence ATGTCAACACCTATATATATTATAGAGGAGAAAAAACTGCGCAAGAACCTGCAGTTGATAGCAAGCGTGGCACAGCGTGCCGACGTGGAGATAATACTGGCATTCAAGGCGTTTGCCCTGTGGAAAACATTCCCCATCTTCCGCGAGTATATCAACAGCACCACGGCAAGCTCGCTATCAGAGGCCCGACTCGCCTATGAGCAGTTCGGCTCAAAGGCCCACACCTACTCTCCTGCATATACTGACGACGAGATTGACTGCATAGCCGACTGCTCCAGTCACCTGACATTCAACTCTCTGTCGCAGTATGAGCGCTACCACAACCGAGTGGCAGGAAAGTGCTCAATAGGACTGCGCGTAAACCCAGAATATTCAGAGGTGGAGACGCTGCTCTATAACCCCTGTGCACCAGGAACACGCTTCGGCATCTCTGATGACAAGCTACCAGAGAAGCTACCCAGCGACATAGAGGGATTCCACTGCCATTGTCATTGCGAAAGCGGCTCAGACGTTCTGGAGCGCTCATTAGTACACATAGAAGAGAAGTTCTCACGCTGGTTCCCACAACTGAAATGGCTGAACCTCGGCGGAGGACACCTCATGACACGCAAGGACTACGACGTAGAGAAACTGATAGCAATACTTCAGGGACTGCACAATCGATACCCATGGCTGAAGATAATCCTCGAGCCTGGAAGCGCCTTCGCATGGCAGACAGGACCATTGGTGAGCCATGTAGTTGACATTGTGGAAGACAAAGGCATCAAGACGGCAATACTCGACGTGAGCTTCACATGCCACATGCCCGACTGTCTCGAAATGCCATACTATCCAGAAGTAAGGGGAGCAGAACATGTGGAAGAAACCTCTCACCTCTCACCTCTCACCTCTCACCTCTCACCTTCTTTCGTCTATCGCTTGGGCGGTAACAGCTGTCTCTCAGGCGACTTCATGTCATCATGGCAGTTCGACCACGAGCTACAGGTTGGCGAAGAGATCATCTTCGAAGACATGATTCACTACACCACGGTGAAGACCACAATGTTCAACGGCATAACCCACCCCTCAATAGCAATGCTCCACGAAGACGGCACGCTGGAAATACTGCGAGAGTACAGATACGAGGACTATCGCGACAGAATGGACTGA
- a CDS encoding DUF4494 domain-containing protein, with protein sequence MRSRTANWFECRIKYEKTMEDGMQKKVTETYTVDALSFTEAEQRIMEEMSSYISGEFEVADIKKAAYKEIFFSDEEMADRWYKAKLQFITIDEKTEKEKRSSVNYLVQAGTLNGAVKNIDEVMGGTMIDYVIASVAETTLLDVFEYKKKGEDAKPEFEG encoded by the coding sequence ATGAGAAGCAGAACAGCAAATTGGTTTGAGTGCCGCATAAAGTACGAGAAGACTATGGAAGACGGCATGCAGAAGAAAGTGACAGAGACATATACCGTTGACGCACTGAGCTTTACGGAAGCAGAGCAGCGCATCATGGAAGAGATGTCAAGCTATATCAGCGGAGAGTTTGAAGTGGCCGACATAAAGAAAGCTGCCTACAAAGAGATATTCTTCAGCGACGAGGAGATGGCAGACCGCTGGTACAAGGCAAAGCTGCAGTTCATCACCATCGACGAGAAGACAGAGAAGGAGAAGCGCTCATCAGTAAACTACCTGGTACAGGCTGGCACGCTGAACGGTGCGGTGAAGAACATCGACGAGGTGATGGGTGGCACAATGATTGACTACGTCATAGCATCAGTAGCCGAGACCACACTTCTCGACGTCTTCGAGTACAAGAAGAAGGGAGAAGACGCGAAACCAGAGTTCGAAGGATAA
- a CDS encoding DNA topoisomerase, translating to MVVCIAEKPSVGKDIARILGATTSHDGYMEGNGYQVTWTFGHLCELKMPEDYTPMWKSWSLSALPMIPPRFGIRLKEDQSIKKQFATIERLMRAADAIINCGDAGQEGELIQRWVMQKAQPTCPVKRLWISSMTDEAIREGFENLKDQSEYQTLYMAGLSRAVGDWLLGINCTRLYTTKYGQNRQVLSIGRVQTPTLALIVNRQKEIDNFKPEPYWVLATVYRDTTFTATQGRFNTKEEGEKAFATIEGKPFTVTDVQKKNGKETPPSLYDLTSLQVDCNKKFGFSAEMTLNIIQQLYEQKLTTYPRVDTTFLSDDVYPKCPQIMNGLFQTKFAGVAPYAELVRPLGGKPLTKSKKVFDSSKVTDHHAIIPTGVPPQGLADLQQKVYDLIARRFIAVFYPDCKFAQTTVLGATSPDPSKGGEDLAENVSGSHSSPLGRSGEVLEFKVTGRTILDPGWRAVYARDAQTNDDDEKKPEEEERTLPDFKKGESGPHTPTLTEKMTTPPPYFTEATLLRAMETAGKLVDDEELRAAMKENGIGRPSTRAAIIETLFKRHYIRKERKRLVATPTGIELIDLIHEELLKSAELTGIWEKKLRDIEAKKYDAQQFIDELKQQVTEIVSKVLSDPSNRRVALEQPEEPKEKAKGKTKEKTTKKATKKKKEADDVPTICPVCGKGHVIKGKTAWGCSRWKEGCTYRKPFDE from the coding sequence ATGGTAGTTTGTATAGCAGAGAAGCCCAGCGTGGGTAAAGACATAGCACGAATACTGGGAGCGACGACCTCGCACGACGGATATATGGAGGGCAACGGCTATCAGGTGACATGGACATTCGGTCACCTGTGCGAGCTGAAGATGCCTGAAGACTATACGCCCATGTGGAAGTCGTGGAGCCTCTCTGCGCTGCCTATGATTCCACCTCGCTTCGGCATCCGCCTGAAAGAAGACCAAAGCATAAAGAAGCAGTTTGCGACCATAGAGCGCCTGATGCGCGCTGCCGACGCCATAATAAACTGTGGTGACGCCGGACAGGAGGGAGAGCTGATACAGCGCTGGGTGATGCAGAAGGCACAGCCCACATGTCCTGTTAAGCGACTGTGGATTTCGTCGATGACTGACGAGGCCATACGCGAGGGCTTTGAGAACCTGAAGGACCAGAGCGAATATCAGACGCTATACATGGCCGGACTGAGCCGTGCCGTGGGTGACTGGCTGCTTGGAATAAACTGTACGCGCCTATATACAACTAAATACGGACAGAACCGTCAGGTGCTATCAATAGGCAGGGTGCAGACGCCGACGCTGGCGCTAATAGTGAATCGACAGAAGGAGATAGACAACTTCAAGCCCGAGCCTTACTGGGTGCTTGCCACAGTATATCGCGACACCACGTTTACTGCCACACAGGGACGCTTCAACACGAAGGAAGAAGGTGAGAAGGCCTTTGCAACGATAGAGGGAAAGCCGTTCACCGTTACTGATGTGCAGAAGAAGAACGGCAAGGAGACGCCCCCATCGCTCTACGACCTCACATCGCTGCAGGTGGACTGCAACAAGAAGTTCGGCTTCTCGGCAGAGATGACGCTGAACATCATACAGCAGCTCTACGAACAGAAGCTGACCACATATCCGCGTGTTGACACGACATTCCTCAGCGACGACGTCTATCCGAAGTGTCCGCAGATAATGAACGGACTGTTCCAGACGAAGTTTGCAGGAGTGGCTCCCTACGCTGAGCTGGTGCGCCCATTAGGCGGCAAGCCACTGACAAAGTCGAAGAAGGTGTTCGACTCATCGAAAGTGACAGACCACCACGCCATTATACCCACAGGCGTTCCGCCACAGGGACTGGCAGACCTGCAACAGAAGGTCTATGACCTCATAGCACGCCGCTTCATAGCTGTGTTCTATCCTGACTGCAAGTTCGCACAGACAACAGTATTAGGAGCAACCTCCCCCGACCCCTCCAAAGGAGGGGAGGACCTTGCGGAGAATGTAAGCGGCAGCCACTCCTCCCCCTTGGGGAGGTCGGGAGAGGTCCTGGAATTCAAGGTTACTGGCCGCACAATACTCGACCCAGGATGGAGAGCCGTCTATGCTCGCGATGCCCAGACCAATGACGATGACGAGAAGAAGCCTGAAGAAGAGGAGCGCACTCTGCCTGACTTCAAGAAAGGCGAGAGTGGTCCGCACACGCCTACGCTGACGGAGAAGATGACCACTCCTCCACCCTACTTCACAGAGGCCACCCTGCTTCGCGCTATGGAGACGGCGGGTAAGCTGGTGGACGACGAGGAGCTGCGCGCAGCAATGAAAGAGAACGGCATAGGACGCCCGTCAACACGTGCAGCCATCATAGAGACGCTGTTCAAGCGCCACTATATTCGCAAAGAGCGCAAACGCCTTGTGGCAACGCCAACAGGCATAGAGCTCATAGACCTGATACACGAGGAACTCTTAAAAAGCGCTGAGCTGACTGGCATCTGGGAGAAGAAGCTAAGAGACATCGAGGCAAAGAAATATGATGCGCAGCAATTCATAGACGAGCTGAAGCAACAGGTGACGGAGATAGTAAGCAAAGTGCTGTCAGACCCATCAAATCGCCGAGTGGCCCTGGAACAGCCCGAAGAGCCGAAGGAGAAGGCCAAGGGGAAGACAAAAGAGAAGACCACAAAGAAGGCTACGAAAAAGAAGAAAGAGGCCGACGACGTTCCAACCATCTGTCCTGTCTGTGGCAAAGGCCACGTGATAAAAGGCAAGACTGCCTGGGGATGCTCGCGCTGGAAAGAAGGATGCACATACAGAAAACCGTTTGACGAATAG
- a CDS encoding YggS family pyridoxal phosphate-dependent enzyme, producing the protein MFPVKDNLHKVLSSLPEGVRLVAISKYHPAEFITAAYEEGQRVFGESHEQELRQKHEELPKDIEWHFIGHLQTNKVKYIVPYITMIEAVDSIKLLREIQKQAAKADRTVKVLLELHIAEEATKYGLTLDDCRQLLAEGEWREMKNVQICGLMMMASNTDDEQQIASEFQQAASFFDEVKAEFFADDDNFCERSWGMSDDYQIAVRNHSTMVRIGTMIFGPRVY; encoded by the coding sequence ATGTTTCCTGTAAAAGATAATCTTCACAAGGTGCTAAGCTCACTGCCTGAGGGAGTGAGACTGGTGGCTATCAGCAAGTATCATCCTGCTGAGTTCATCACGGCTGCCTATGAAGAGGGACAGCGAGTGTTTGGTGAGAGCCACGAGCAGGAGCTGCGCCAGAAGCACGAAGAGCTGCCAAAGGACATAGAGTGGCACTTCATTGGACATCTGCAGACAAACAAGGTGAAGTACATCGTACCCTATATCACCATGATCGAGGCTGTAGATTCCATAAAACTGCTGCGTGAGATACAGAAACAAGCAGCAAAGGCCGACAGGACAGTAAAAGTGCTGTTGGAACTGCACATTGCCGAGGAAGCAACGAAATACGGACTGACGCTCGACGACTGCCGACAGCTGCTTGCCGAAGGAGAATGGCGCGAGATGAAGAACGTGCAGATATGCGGACTGATGATGATGGCATCGAACACCGACGATGAACAGCAGATAGCCAGCGAGTTCCAACAGGCTGCCAGCTTCTTCGACGAGGTAAAGGCAGAGTTCTTTGCAGACGATGACAACTTCTGCGAGCGTTCATGGGGCATGAGCGACGACTATCAGATAGCTGTAAGAAACCATTCAACGATGGTACGCATAGGAACGATGATCTTCGGACCAAGAGTATATTAA